The Ovis aries strain OAR_USU_Benz2616 breed Rambouillet chromosome 6, ARS-UI_Ramb_v3.0, whole genome shotgun sequence genome includes a window with the following:
- the FAM47E gene encoding protein FAM47E isoform X2 — translation MADHWRLFPPAPRAGMRVGRNCRPRYRENLPSKCFMEHKGRLPCPTSLDSRRWRFVRTGQDDFRRGCPPCEALTTLGPREGFLPQIYHRAPQPSPKKRLPRHAALCSKLSPAQQARKAFLADIEAQLTLYPLALYPDLEEDMPAELLLKVLEVLDPDKKLEDTWAYCQGIRKRMKKPTKLLKKRSTQVYLGLPKKTPVSHPCQWLYEKRKPSETGLLQKDGLLLHKNVRQAVSDFCNWATAFKPHKPKWVKMRYGAWYLNPKLWKKQRADEPLVDPKVLRKAQDENFKKELQKQEELLADLQGAVAFKDFILSRGFRMPSVKEPCWGQDQLELGVTVLLLCYMWAGGEEDEMVGWHHRCNGHEFEQAPGDGDGQASLVCCSPWGCKESDKTEQLNNNAGYGRMQTRPKGHFPGLPEGSSVFFSLCVALSVSLCSFPLLPPMWRLSWKMTRVGREAGRADR, via the exons ATGGCTGACCACTGGCGGCTGTTCCCGCCGGCGCCGCGGGCCGGGATGCGGGTGGGCAGGAACTGCAGGCCCAG GTACAGAGAGAATCTGCCCTCCAAGTGCTTCATGGAGCACAAGGGCAGGCTGCCGTGTCCCACCTCCCTGGACAGCCGGCGGTGGAGATTCGTGAGAACAGGACAGGATGACTTCAGGAGAGGCTGCCCGCCTTGTGAAGCTCTGACCACGCTGGGCCCCAGGGAGGGCTTTCTCCCCCAAATTTATCACAGAGCTCCCCAACCTTCTCCTAAGAAGAGGCTGCCCAGGCACGCAGCCCTGTGTTCCAAGCTCTCGCCGGCCCAGCAGGCACGGAAGGCATTCCTGGCAGACATTGAGGCCCAGCTGACCCTGTACCCCTTGGCTCTTTATCCAGACCTGGAAGAAGACATGCCCGCCGAG CTCTTATTAAAGGTGCTGGAAGTTCTGGATCCTGACAAGAAGCTGGAAGACACATGGGCTTATTGTCAGGGCatcaggaaaagaatgaaaaaacccacaaaacttttaaaaaaacgtTCAACCCAAGTCTATTTGGGACT TCCCAAGAAGACCCCTGTGTCACATCCATGCCAATGGCTTTATGAGAAAAGGAAGCCAAGTGAAACAGGTTTGCTCCAAAAGGATGGTCTGCTTCTTCACAAAAATGTTCGCCAAGCAGTTAGCGACTTCTGCAACTGGGCTACTGCCTTT AAACCTCATAAACCAAAGTGGGTGAAGATGAGATATGGAGCGTGGTATCTGAACCCCAAGTTGTGGAAAAAGCAAAGAGCTGATGAGCCTTTGGTTGACCCCAAGGTCTTACGTAAAGCTCaagatgagaattttaaaaaggagctACAGAAGCAG GAGGAGTTACTTGCAGACCTTCAGGGAGCTGTTGCCTTTAAGGATTTTATCCTGAGCAGGGGCTTCCGGATGCCGAGT GTCAAGGAGCCATGCTGGGGTCAGGACCAACTGGAGCTGGGAGTCACAGTACTGCTATTGTGCTAcatgtgggcaggaggagaagaggatgagatggttggatggcatcaccgatgcaatggacatgagtttgagcaagctccaggagatggtgatggacaggcaagcctggtgtgctgcagtccatggggctgcaaagagtcagataagactgagcaactgaacaacaatgcagGGTACGGGAGGATGCAGACTAGGCCAAAAGGTCACTTCCCGGGCCTCCCTGAAGGCTCTtctgtctttttctcactttgcGTTGCCCTCTCCGTGAGCCTGTGCAGCTTCCCCTTGCTGCCTCCCATGTGGAGACTCTCCTGGAAGATGACAAGAGTGGGGCGGGAGGCTGGTAGAGCAGACCGTTGA
- the FAM47E gene encoding protein FAM47E isoform X4, with protein sequence MADHWRLFPPAPRAGMRVGRNCRPRYRENLPSKCFMEHKGRLPCPTSLDSRRWRFVRTGQDDFRRGCPPCEALTTLGPREGFLPQIYHRAPQPSPKKRLPRHAALCSKLSPAQQARKAFLADIEAQLTLYPLALYPDLEEDMPAELLLKVLEVLDPDKKLEDTWAYCQGIRKRMKKPTKLLKKRSTQVYLGLPKKTPVSHPCQWLYEKRKPSETGLLQKDGLLLHKNVRQAVSDFCNWATAFGSLNIDEEFILRQFDINYQSKPRYNVLHTMRPSQVPLQLKKMSGLNKLQEPQLFQKLDCEQRLRKPQKPHKPKWVKMRYGAWYLNPKLWKKQRADEPLVDPKVLRKAQDENFKKELQKQFLEKIYMKKEYKCEGNQSPIKSLKHGQILGR encoded by the exons ATGGCTGACCACTGGCGGCTGTTCCCGCCGGCGCCGCGGGCCGGGATGCGGGTGGGCAGGAACTGCAGGCCCAG GTACAGAGAGAATCTGCCCTCCAAGTGCTTCATGGAGCACAAGGGCAGGCTGCCGTGTCCCACCTCCCTGGACAGCCGGCGGTGGAGATTCGTGAGAACAGGACAGGATGACTTCAGGAGAGGCTGCCCGCCTTGTGAAGCTCTGACCACGCTGGGCCCCAGGGAGGGCTTTCTCCCCCAAATTTATCACAGAGCTCCCCAACCTTCTCCTAAGAAGAGGCTGCCCAGGCACGCAGCCCTGTGTTCCAAGCTCTCGCCGGCCCAGCAGGCACGGAAGGCATTCCTGGCAGACATTGAGGCCCAGCTGACCCTGTACCCCTTGGCTCTTTATCCAGACCTGGAAGAAGACATGCCCGCCGAG CTCTTATTAAAGGTGCTGGAAGTTCTGGATCCTGACAAGAAGCTGGAAGACACATGGGCTTATTGTCAGGGCatcaggaaaagaatgaaaaaacccacaaaacttttaaaaaaacgtTCAACCCAAGTCTATTTGGGACT TCCCAAGAAGACCCCTGTGTCACATCCATGCCAATGGCTTTATGAGAAAAGGAAGCCAAGTGAAACAGGTTTGCTCCAAAAGGATGGTCTGCTTCTTCACAAAAATGTTCGCCAAGCAGTTAGCGACTTCTGCAACTGGGCTACTGCCTTT GGGAGCCTGAACATTGATGAGGAGTTTATCCTGAGACAGTTTGACATTAACTATCAGAGCAAACCACGCTATAATGTGCTCCACACAATGAGacccagccaggttcctctgcagcTAAAGAAAATGAGTGGGCTAAATAAACTGCAGGAACCACAGTTGTTCCAGAAGCTAGACTGTGAGCAGAGACTTCGGAAACCACAG AAACCTCATAAACCAAAGTGGGTGAAGATGAGATATGGAGCGTGGTATCTGAACCCCAAGTTGTGGAAAAAGCAAAGAGCTGATGAGCCTTTGGTTGACCCCAAGGTCTTACGTAAAGCTCaagatgagaattttaaaaaggagctACAGAAGCAG ttccttgagaagatatatatgaagaaagaatataaatgtgAGGGTAACCAGAGTCCTATAAAATCACTCAAGCATGGACAAATCTTGGGAAGATGA
- the FAM47E gene encoding protein FAM47E isoform X5, with amino-acid sequence MKKPTKLLKKRSTQVYLGLPKKTPVSHPCQWLYEKRKPSETGLLQKDGLLLHKNVRQAVSDFCNWATAFGSLNIDEEFILRQFDINYQSKPRYNVLHTMRPSQVPLQLKKMSGLNKLQEPQLFQKLDCEQRLRKPQKPHKPKWVKMRYGAWYLNPKLWKKQRADEPLVDPKVLRKAQDENFKKELQKQEELLADLQGAVAFKDFILSRGFRMPSVKEPCWGQDQLELGVTVLLLCYMWAGGEEDEMVGWHHRCNGHEFEQAPGDGDGQASLVCCSPWGCKESDKTEQLNNNAGYGRMQTRPKGHFPGLPEGSSVFFSLCVALSVSLCSFPLLPPMWRLSWKMTRVGREAGRADR; translated from the exons atgaaaaaacccacaaaacttttaaaaaaacgtTCAACCCAAGTCTATTTGGGACT TCCCAAGAAGACCCCTGTGTCACATCCATGCCAATGGCTTTATGAGAAAAGGAAGCCAAGTGAAACAGGTTTGCTCCAAAAGGATGGTCTGCTTCTTCACAAAAATGTTCGCCAAGCAGTTAGCGACTTCTGCAACTGGGCTACTGCCTTT GGGAGCCTGAACATTGATGAGGAGTTTATCCTGAGACAGTTTGACATTAACTATCAGAGCAAACCACGCTATAATGTGCTCCACACAATGAGacccagccaggttcctctgcagcTAAAGAAAATGAGTGGGCTAAATAAACTGCAGGAACCACAGTTGTTCCAGAAGCTAGACTGTGAGCAGAGACTTCGGAAACCACAG AAACCTCATAAACCAAAGTGGGTGAAGATGAGATATGGAGCGTGGTATCTGAACCCCAAGTTGTGGAAAAAGCAAAGAGCTGATGAGCCTTTGGTTGACCCCAAGGTCTTACGTAAAGCTCaagatgagaattttaaaaaggagctACAGAAGCAG GAGGAGTTACTTGCAGACCTTCAGGGAGCTGTTGCCTTTAAGGATTTTATCCTGAGCAGGGGCTTCCGGATGCCGAGT GTCAAGGAGCCATGCTGGGGTCAGGACCAACTGGAGCTGGGAGTCACAGTACTGCTATTGTGCTAcatgtgggcaggaggagaagaggatgagatggttggatggcatcaccgatgcaatggacatgagtttgagcaagctccaggagatggtgatggacaggcaagcctggtgtgctgcagtccatggggctgcaaagagtcagataagactgagcaactgaacaacaatgcagGGTACGGGAGGATGCAGACTAGGCCAAAAGGTCACTTCCCGGGCCTCCCTGAAGGCTCTtctgtctttttctcactttgcGTTGCCCTCTCCGTGAGCCTGTGCAGCTTCCCCTTGCTGCCTCCCATGTGGAGACTCTCCTGGAAGATGACAAGAGTGGGGCGGGAGGCTGGTAGAGCAGACCGTTGA
- the FAM47E gene encoding protein FAM47E isoform X1, with amino-acid sequence MADHWRLFPPAPRAGMRVGRNCRPRYRENLPSKCFMEHKGRLPCPTSLDSRRWRFVRTGQDDFRRGCPPCEALTTLGPREGFLPQIYHRAPQPSPKKRLPRHAALCSKLSPAQQARKAFLADIEAQLTLYPLALYPDLEEDMPAELLLKVLEVLDPDKKLEDTWAYCQGIRKRMKKPTKLLKKRSTQVYLGLPKKTPVSHPCQWLYEKRKPSETGLLQKDGLLLHKNVRQAVSDFCNWATAFGSLNIDEEFILRQFDINYQSKPRYNVLHTMRPSQVPLQLKKMSGLNKLQEPQLFQKLDCEQRLRKPQKPHKPKWVKMRYGAWYLNPKLWKKQRADEPLVDPKVLRKAQDENFKKELQKQEELLADLQGAVAFKDFILSRGFRMPSVKEPCWGQDQLELGVTVLLLCYMWAGGEEDEMVGWHHRCNGHEFEQAPGDGDGQASLVCCSPWGCKESDKTEQLNNNAGYGRMQTRPKGHFPGLPEGSSVFFSLCVALSVSLCSFPLLPPMWRLSWKMTRVGREAGRADR; translated from the exons ATGGCTGACCACTGGCGGCTGTTCCCGCCGGCGCCGCGGGCCGGGATGCGGGTGGGCAGGAACTGCAGGCCCAG GTACAGAGAGAATCTGCCCTCCAAGTGCTTCATGGAGCACAAGGGCAGGCTGCCGTGTCCCACCTCCCTGGACAGCCGGCGGTGGAGATTCGTGAGAACAGGACAGGATGACTTCAGGAGAGGCTGCCCGCCTTGTGAAGCTCTGACCACGCTGGGCCCCAGGGAGGGCTTTCTCCCCCAAATTTATCACAGAGCTCCCCAACCTTCTCCTAAGAAGAGGCTGCCCAGGCACGCAGCCCTGTGTTCCAAGCTCTCGCCGGCCCAGCAGGCACGGAAGGCATTCCTGGCAGACATTGAGGCCCAGCTGACCCTGTACCCCTTGGCTCTTTATCCAGACCTGGAAGAAGACATGCCCGCCGAG CTCTTATTAAAGGTGCTGGAAGTTCTGGATCCTGACAAGAAGCTGGAAGACACATGGGCTTATTGTCAGGGCatcaggaaaagaatgaaaaaacccacaaaacttttaaaaaaacgtTCAACCCAAGTCTATTTGGGACT TCCCAAGAAGACCCCTGTGTCACATCCATGCCAATGGCTTTATGAGAAAAGGAAGCCAAGTGAAACAGGTTTGCTCCAAAAGGATGGTCTGCTTCTTCACAAAAATGTTCGCCAAGCAGTTAGCGACTTCTGCAACTGGGCTACTGCCTTT GGGAGCCTGAACATTGATGAGGAGTTTATCCTGAGACAGTTTGACATTAACTATCAGAGCAAACCACGCTATAATGTGCTCCACACAATGAGacccagccaggttcctctgcagcTAAAGAAAATGAGTGGGCTAAATAAACTGCAGGAACCACAGTTGTTCCAGAAGCTAGACTGTGAGCAGAGACTTCGGAAACCACAG AAACCTCATAAACCAAAGTGGGTGAAGATGAGATATGGAGCGTGGTATCTGAACCCCAAGTTGTGGAAAAAGCAAAGAGCTGATGAGCCTTTGGTTGACCCCAAGGTCTTACGTAAAGCTCaagatgagaattttaaaaaggagctACAGAAGCAG GAGGAGTTACTTGCAGACCTTCAGGGAGCTGTTGCCTTTAAGGATTTTATCCTGAGCAGGGGCTTCCGGATGCCGAGT GTCAAGGAGCCATGCTGGGGTCAGGACCAACTGGAGCTGGGAGTCACAGTACTGCTATTGTGCTAcatgtgggcaggaggagaagaggatgagatggttggatggcatcaccgatgcaatggacatgagtttgagcaagctccaggagatggtgatggacaggcaagcctggtgtgctgcagtccatggggctgcaaagagtcagataagactgagcaactgaacaacaatgcagGGTACGGGAGGATGCAGACTAGGCCAAAAGGTCACTTCCCGGGCCTCCCTGAAGGCTCTtctgtctttttctcactttgcGTTGCCCTCTCCGTGAGCCTGTGCAGCTTCCCCTTGCTGCCTCCCATGTGGAGACTCTCCTGGAAGATGACAAGAGTGGGGCGGGAGGCTGGTAGAGCAGACCGTTGA
- the FAM47E gene encoding protein FAM47E isoform X3 yields MADHWRLFPPAPRAGMRVGRNCRPRYRENLPSKCFMEHKGRLPCPTSLDSRRWRFVRTGQDDFRRGCPPCEALTTLGPREGFLPQIYHRAPQPSPKKRLPRHAALCSKLSPAQQARKAFLADIEAQLTLYPLALYPDLEEDMPAELLLKVLEVLDPDKKLEDTWAYCQGIRKRMKKPTKLLKKRSTQVYLGLPKKTPVSHPCQWLYEKRKPSETGLLQKDGLLLHKNVRQAVSDFCNWATAFGSLNIDEEFILRQFDINYQSKPRYNVLHTMRPSQVPLQLKKMSGLNKLQEPQLFQKLDCEQRLRKPQKPHKPKWVKMRYGAWYLNPKLWKKQRADEPLVDPKVLRKAQDENFKKELQKQEELLADLQGAVAFKDFILSRGFRMPSFLEKIYMKKEYKCEGNQSPIKSLKHGQILGR; encoded by the exons ATGGCTGACCACTGGCGGCTGTTCCCGCCGGCGCCGCGGGCCGGGATGCGGGTGGGCAGGAACTGCAGGCCCAG GTACAGAGAGAATCTGCCCTCCAAGTGCTTCATGGAGCACAAGGGCAGGCTGCCGTGTCCCACCTCCCTGGACAGCCGGCGGTGGAGATTCGTGAGAACAGGACAGGATGACTTCAGGAGAGGCTGCCCGCCTTGTGAAGCTCTGACCACGCTGGGCCCCAGGGAGGGCTTTCTCCCCCAAATTTATCACAGAGCTCCCCAACCTTCTCCTAAGAAGAGGCTGCCCAGGCACGCAGCCCTGTGTTCCAAGCTCTCGCCGGCCCAGCAGGCACGGAAGGCATTCCTGGCAGACATTGAGGCCCAGCTGACCCTGTACCCCTTGGCTCTTTATCCAGACCTGGAAGAAGACATGCCCGCCGAG CTCTTATTAAAGGTGCTGGAAGTTCTGGATCCTGACAAGAAGCTGGAAGACACATGGGCTTATTGTCAGGGCatcaggaaaagaatgaaaaaacccacaaaacttttaaaaaaacgtTCAACCCAAGTCTATTTGGGACT TCCCAAGAAGACCCCTGTGTCACATCCATGCCAATGGCTTTATGAGAAAAGGAAGCCAAGTGAAACAGGTTTGCTCCAAAAGGATGGTCTGCTTCTTCACAAAAATGTTCGCCAAGCAGTTAGCGACTTCTGCAACTGGGCTACTGCCTTT GGGAGCCTGAACATTGATGAGGAGTTTATCCTGAGACAGTTTGACATTAACTATCAGAGCAAACCACGCTATAATGTGCTCCACACAATGAGacccagccaggttcctctgcagcTAAAGAAAATGAGTGGGCTAAATAAACTGCAGGAACCACAGTTGTTCCAGAAGCTAGACTGTGAGCAGAGACTTCGGAAACCACAG AAACCTCATAAACCAAAGTGGGTGAAGATGAGATATGGAGCGTGGTATCTGAACCCCAAGTTGTGGAAAAAGCAAAGAGCTGATGAGCCTTTGGTTGACCCCAAGGTCTTACGTAAAGCTCaagatgagaattttaaaaaggagctACAGAAGCAG GAGGAGTTACTTGCAGACCTTCAGGGAGCTGTTGCCTTTAAGGATTTTATCCTGAGCAGGGGCTTCCGGATGCCGAGT ttccttgagaagatatatatgaagaaagaatataaatgtgAGGGTAACCAGAGTCCTATAAAATCACTCAAGCATGGACAAATCTTGGGAAGATGA